In Oryzias latipes chromosome 19, ASM223467v1, the genomic stretch TTGACGAGGAGGGACAGGTGAGGGGGCGCGTCGCCCGCATCCATTAAACACACGGCTTTATTTTGACGCGTCTGATGCCGTTCTCAGGCCACGGAAACCAACCGCAAGATCCAGATCTGCACTCGTGCCTACACACTGCTAGTCAACCAAGTGGGCTTTGATCCCAACGACATCATCTTTGATCCCAACATACTCACCATTGGGACGGGAATGGAGGAACACAACAACTATGCCGTCAACTTCATCCAGGCCACCAGGCTCATCAAGGTGCTGGAGCTGCTGCCCCCAGCAACCACACACCTTCAGCTGTTAGACCCCTGTGCTGGCTGTTGGCTGTCGGTTTGTCCACTATAACCCAATCAGCTTGATGCATTTGATCAAGCTGATATGAATTACTCTCCAGTCTATACATGGAAAGAAACAGAAAGACTGTAGATGATCAGCCTCACTTTGTTTTTGCTCAATGTCAGTCAATCGATCAATGAATTAATCAATTTGTCTGCTATTTGTAATAGTTAAGTCACGTTGGAAGCTACAAGTGCAGGGCTCCCCACACAGATgaagcataaataaataaattcgaAGCACTTGATAAAACCAATTAAACACAAGGCTGTAAAGAGTGTCCTGTGCTCTGGTCCGTGTGTGAACTCACATGTCTGGGGATCTGTCTTAACGAGTGAACTGGGCCGTTTTCCTGCACTCAGGAGACCTTACCGAGGGCCAGGGTGAGTGGGGGTCTTTCCAACCTGTCCTTCTCCTTCAGAGGCATGGAGGCCGTCAGGGAAGCCATGCACGGAGTCTTCCTGTACCACGCCATCAAGGTAAAGATGGCTACCGCCTGTCCAGGCCTCACGCTCACATACATGCTACACATGATGCGTGTCCTAAGACCCTGCTCATTAGAATTTTGGAGatgagtgttttattttgatagttttactaaataaaaggttgttttcttttcctgccTGTGGATCTGCGTTTGGTCAGGATGGAATGGACATGGGCATCGTGAATGCTGGAAGTCTACCGGTCTACGATGACATCGAtaaagagctgctgctgctgtgtgaaAACCTGATCTGGAACAGGGACGCAGATGCAACAGAGAAGCTCCTGGCCTACGCTCAGGTGAGGAAAGGTGCACATCTGCTGCTCGTGTGTGCTGGTTACCTGACAGACCATCGCTCGCTTCCACAGAACATCGTGAAAGGCGGGAAAAAGGTGGTTCAGACGGATGAATGGAGGGAAGTGAGCGTGGAGGAGAGGTTGGAGTACGCTCTTGTTAAGGTGAGGCAATTGTTTGGCTGGATTTAGGTAAAAACCTGTCCTCCTATTTGATAATGCTGGTAGAGGGAGGCCCACACCCTGCAGTATCAGCTTCACCTAAATGCTGTATTTACTGAGAAAATATGAGACATAAGATcccaaaaagatttaaatttctTTACTCAGATGTGTCTTTTGCTCTGATCTTCCTCTAGAAATGaattcttatttaaatgtttacattgaaTTTACATTTGAAGGAGTTCAAATCAAAATTCTGTTTAGAATATTTGAGAAATGAAGTTGTAACAATAAATATTTAGTAATAATTCACtgaaagaaatgctttttacacATGGAATTATTAAAACCTGATTGAATTGAGACAAAAAGCATTCACTAGTCGTGAGgtaaatgctgtttgttttagaGGGTGACTTGCAGGTCGTAAAGTCTCGGATTCTCCTGACTGAGTGTTTTTGCTGCTTCCTGCACTGTTGCCGTCAGGGGATCGAGAAGTACGTGGTGGAGGACGTGGAGGAGTGCCAGGCTCAGGTGAGCCGCTACAAAAGACCCATCCACATCATCGAGGGCCCCCTCATGAATGGCATGAAGATGGTGGGAGACTTGTTTGGAGCTGGGAAGATGTTCCTGCCACAGGTACCAAGTTTCTTTGTTCCACCGTCAgcacaatatttttcttttattcctcACTGACACAATGGGTTCATCTGGAAACCCGTAAGACGCTCGACTCGATTCAATTCAACTCGTCTTTCTTAACAGAGAGTTTTGTCGGATACCGCAGACCAACTCCTGTCTGatgttttctgttacactgatcgtgtcaccatgggttcttatgcGTTAAAACGGGTCTGGTCCATGGCGAAACATCTACTAGATTTAAACATCCCATAAAACTATCAACAAGAACATGGAGCTCTGAAGAGATGGTGAGGCTCAAATCACGACTTTTGCAACACTGCAGGCGTGTCAAAGTAAAACACAGAGTAAAACTCAGGGTTAAAATCAagtgttttcactttttccctACAATAAATTCTAATGAAACCTTTCCCACCGGCCAACTACagactaaataaatatttatactaGACGACGTGTCTGTTCAGTGCAAAAGTGAAATCTGGATTAAAGTTCAGTTTGTTACATTAGGAAGCAGAACTGACAAAGGTTTATAgctaaaacaacattaaatagAAGAAAATCGGTTTCATTATTTTCTAAAGTTCTCTGTAGATGCGTTTTCTGGACTTGTTTCTTTGACGTGTTTTTCTACAAACCAAAAACAGGGAAATCTAATTTCTTCTTGGAGGAATCTTGAGGGTCAGCTACAGAACAAGTTCATCTctgtaaagctgcgttcacaccgccGTCGCTGCCAATGCGCTTTCCAGCAACCCTTTCCAATGAAACCTCTTGTCATGgcgtgttttgggcttccgtgttcaataTTCACCCACATTTTTAAGACCCCACCCAGGCTCAAAACGTGCAACCATTGAACGGGCTTTGAAagctaaaccaggtcaaacggggcctcggatttggtagtgatggatggatggatggatggatggatggatggatggatggtgtcctttttaattcacagcaGGAACCGGCCGTTTGTAAATTGGTCATTCAAATATTACTAATGGTTGACACCAAGTCTGTCATAAATCAGAACAGAGCTGAGGAAGATTCACCAGATTCATCCCGCTTTAACATttggcaccaagcctcttccagctgtcaTGGCCTGAACAgacgttcaagaacctgcgtttaCCGCCTTCTTGAACACGCCTCACACGCACGTGAACATAGCACTCAACATCAGAGTTTGAACTGAGCGAATCCTCAGGCTTGAATGAAAGTGTTACTGAGTCAGAACCTTGGATTGTGTACGAAAACTGGACCGAGCGAGCGTGACGTCAACCAATAGAAAATGACTTGTATCCGTTCAGTCGCCATGTTTTTCACGATACGGATTTCACCATGTTGGATCCAAATGACGttggtaagcagtgattggtccgagtcagactgactcaatgtttctatggcaaccactctcaccaagaAAGAGTGAACtcgttggaaggccacacccctaccacttgaaagcaggctgcATGAAATCCGTCAAACGTTTTGACCGAcatgtgggggccagcaggctccacctacttttatagAGGCTCTCTGATTGGTTAGTTGATAACTTGAAAAACTAGTAGTGCAGAAATTATATCATAAAGACATATAGGGCGTCAAGTAGATGTTAATAAAGGGTATCGGAGCCAGAATGGTCGCCAGTAAAATGACTTAAGTAACAgcttctctatagaagtctatgggattttggctcagtccagttctcatatacagtgaATGTTCAGGCTACTCCTATGATGATTTACCTTCATCAAAGGGGAGCTCCGGCTGACATGTTTGCAGTGTAACGTGTGAATTGTCGTGTAGGTGTTGTGTTTGAGCACACTAACACTGtttgattgttaaaaaaataaataaatgtcccCACAATTCATTTAGGACATTTTTCATGTTAAATTGAACTTCTAACAATGGTAAACAGTCAAAATTAACTTCAGTTAGGATGTAAAAGATGAAAATGGTGCATTTCTGCAGAGAAAGCGTCACACACGCTTGTGTCTGCAGGTGATCAAGTCGGCTCGTGTGATGAAGAAGGCAGTGGGCCACCTGATCCCTTTCATGGAGAAGGAGAGGCTGGAGCTGATGGCGGCATCAGGGTCTGCAGAGGAAACGGTTAGTCTGACTGTGAACCTGATCAGTGAAAGACAGGAGTCCTGAGGATCTAATGGTGAACAGTCCGGTTCAGGGTTCACGGCTGAATCCAGCTGACAGGGACCTGATTCAAAGAAGAGTATTTTGAGGAGTTGAGACGTGCAAAGGATCGAATGATTCAGGCGTGAAGGTCCTCAGCAGTCCTTTTCGTCTGCAGAGTCCTTATCAGGGCACCATTCTTCTGGCTACGGTGAAGGGAGATGTCCACGACATTGGGAAGAACATTGTGGGCGTGGTGTTGGGATGCAACAACTTCAGGTGAGGGGAGTGTCATGGTTTGTATCTGAAATCCTCTTGCTGCTGTGGATTTTAGCCTTTTAACCCGCTTTCTGTGTACTGTCATGGGATCATTTCCTCGTCTCTTTATTGGGAACACTCCGGGACTCCTGTCTCTGGTTTTCTATCCATCATATTCTTGTCACCTGAGATGTGGGAGCTCACAGGACGGAGCAGCAGTGCTTTGCCTCACAAACCCCTGCTGCTCCTGGTGACCCCCTCTGTGGCCTTTTCCAGGGTCATCGACCTGGGCGTGATGGTGCCCTGTGACCAGATCCTCAGAGCGGCAGTGGCTCACAAAGCTGGTAGGACGTCAGTCTGCAGCGCACGTCACTCATTGTGAAGAGAGGATTTATGACTCACCTCTGCTGTTTAGTCCTTAAACATCCTATAAGATCTTCAAACTACAGCAGGAATAGAAAcgaataaaaacacatttaacaatTGGAATGTTCTCTCTGTAAACTAAGCATTAGATAGGAAGCTGAacaccttttttaaattattataggATGGCCtcacattttttggcaaaatatgAGATTTGGCGATTTTCACGTTTTCCCAAAATATGGGACACTAAACCTTTCTGCAAGTGATCGGCatgttttgttgacctttgacctcgggaaaaggccgccatctttcattaaagcaaaaaaagcaccttttgtGGCAGCTGCAAAGGAAAACTCTTCCTAGGGATTCTTCATCCAGCTTCTATAACTCCAAACTTCTCGGTCGTCATTAGGAAGCAATTTAACGTATCGTTGTTCAAATGTAAAGCGTTGGATTGGCTGAACAAAATATTTAACGTTGGATAtgaacatataaggaatgtgggcgtggttaacaaataACCTTCGTTGCTATGGAAACCCAAGAATTTACTTTTGCCAACTCATCTAGAACTCACGTCAATGGGGTCAGAATCCCCTGGTGGCCATAATTGTTGGTtggtaaaatggttgctatggagaccaAACTAAAatggttgggttttttttccatcaatttGTAAAATTGAGTGCGTGTAGCAGCTACCCGGCAAGTGGTGCCGGGTAAATGCCGGGCGAGGGGCGACGCCTGCGGGCGTTACAACGCCGCTTACGACTTTTATTGTTCTAAAAACTGTTATTCCAAAAAGGGTTTCTTTACCAATCAAGTACATTTTGGCGAGAAGTGGACTTCAGTAAACCAAGCAATGGATACATCTGTCAAAGGGGCAACTATTTCTAATATATTATCAGCCACCGAGGTCATTTCCACGCAGACGGACAAAATCCCATCAGATGTCTCCCAACATTTATTAGTCCCTGTTCCATTTGTCTCACTGAGATCGGTAAATAAAAGAATACTTCAGTCCAAACCGGAACCAAATGTGTTGAAAAAAGCTTCCTGGAACCTCAGATTCCTCAGATGAGCCGATTCTCGTTGGACTTATTGGAGTCCAGATTCATCTTTCATTTGATTGAGTCATTGAGCAGAGTTTGTCTTTTGTCATCTGAAAATGATTTCTATTTAAATCAAGTTATGTTTCAGCCTGTACCGTCAGGGAAAACAtcgttttctgttgtttctctGTATCAAATCTTTGTTCTGCTGTCATTCCACTGCAGACATCATCGGTTTGTCGGGCCTCATCACTCCGTCTCTGGATGAGATGATTTACGTGGCCAAAGAAATGGAAAGACTTGGAATGAGAGTGCCATTGCTGATTGGAGGAGCCACCACCTCAAAGTAATGTTTGCGCTTTCGTGGATGGGTTCAGGTCTGAGGTGGTGACGGGTTTCCGACAAATGGGGACCTTTGAGTTTCTGCTCCTCCCCCGGTCCTCCTCTGACGGCGCTGTGTGTTCTGTGGCTGACAGGAGACACACGGCGGTAAAGATCGCGCCGCGGTACAGCTGCCCTGTGATCCACGTGCTGGACGCCTCCAGGAGTGTGGTTGTGGTAAGAACGCTCATGCTGCTTCAGGGGAAGATGGCGAGGAtctacaaaccaaaaaaataaacagacgtTAGGAGAAACAGGAGGACATCGGACCAAAGTCATAATAGGAAATGTTAGGTTTgactttcttgcattttccagTTCAAGCAAATCTGCTGCATCAGGAGGATCATAGTTGGCACAGgatgtactttattttgaaaggaacacaAACGAACTAAagcaaaattaatttatttgatttatacaGAAAATTATAACAATGAAATAAATGGCTTACAAACACAAAACGTGAATGTTTGGACTTTGCGGCTCTGGCTTGGTTTTAGTCAGTAAGAAAGTGGACCAGATGGCTGTTTTGGCAGCAAAGCTGAAGCAAACCTCATGTGTCAACTTGAGCTGAATGAGACACTAATCTGAAAGCTCTGTTGATGATCATATATATCTATTGGGACAAATAAGGGATCTGTCAGTCACAGAtcctacaaacaagcaaaggTTCCTCACAGACCTGtgactttttctttaagaaCCTCCTCGATCCTCCGCTCGTTACCAGACTTTGGCcataaaccaaaccaaaaaaacaaagaaatcctttaaaaatcCTCTCCTGGAGTCTTAATCTACGTTCTTCTCCTCATTGTCAAAGTGTAGCAGAGATGAGCGTCACAGACCAAACCCATCTTTAGGACTTGCACAATCTGTGATGTGTATTAAAGTCATTCAAATGCTTTCCTTTGAGCTGCTTCTTCTGTCTCAGTGCTCACAGTTGCTGGACGAGACCATGAAGGAGGATTACTTtgaggagctgaaggaggagtACGAGGAGGTCAGGCTAGAGCACTACGACTCCCTGAAGGTGAAGGAGCCCTAACATCTGATCCATTCACTATATCACTATAGACCTGTTGATGGATGGTCTGTACTCTAACTGCTGGTATTTGAATACAGAAGGGTTTTCTTGGAGTTTCATGAGCATGTTGGTCTTTTGTTCCAGGATCGCAGGTATTTGTCTCTGTCTGAGGCCAGGCAGAAGGCTTTACACCTTGATTGGTCCTCCATGCCAGCACCAGGTGAGCTGACAGAGACCCAgccacacccacccacccagttcagGTCAAGGTTGATGCCAAAGTGACCTGAAGTTAGTGCGTTTAATCTACGCTCAGAAAGGCTTTAGAATGATTAGAAAACAGATCTGCCCCTGAAGTTTTGGCAAATCTTCTAAATAGATCTTCCAGTTACTAACATGCCTTCTACGCTCAGTCCTTTAAAGTGTTGGTCTGATGTAAAAGGGTGGTGATGAAGTCTGCCTCCCCGTCTTTCTGCTGCAGTGCTCCCTCAGTTCCTGGGCACCCGCGTGTTCGAGTGTTACGACCTGCACCGTCTGCTGGACTTCATCGACTGGAAGCCTTTCTTTGATGTGTGGCAGCTGAGGGGCAAATACCCCAACAGAGGGTTTCCCAAGATCTTCAATGACAAGACTGTTGGTGAGGATCTTCATCTGTGGAGAATCCAAGTGTACTTTCACCGCCCACTTTATTAGGTCCACCTTGCtggtaccgggttggaccccctttagTCTGTAGAACcaccttaatccttggtggcatcgaTTCAATAAGGTTCTTGAGacattcctcagagactttggtccatgttgacatcaCAGCATCTGTCGGCTGAGCATCCATGATGCCGATCTCccattccaccacatcccaaaggttctctattgggttctggtgactgtggaggccgtttgagtccagagaactcattgtcatgttctagaaaccagtctgagatgattccagcttgatgacatggagccttatcctgctggaagtaaacatcagaagatggtccactgtggtcagaaagggatggacatggccTACCTGAGTGTTGTTAGTCCCTACCTGATGTTGTGTGTTGAGCGTTTTCCGACCCTGGTCCTCGGGGGACAACGTCCTGCATTGTTTCAAACCTCccctgctcaaacacacctgctgccATTGTCAGGCTGCTGCAGAGCTCGATGGCGACCTGACTCAGGTGTGGTTATGCAGGACAGTGTTCCCCGAGGACCAGAGTCTGGAAAACACCGGTTTAGCGGAGTTCTTCAACCGACGTCAGACCAAAGCAGCCCAGCTATTTCAGTCTGTCCCCGGTTCACCTCCAGAAGTGATGTCAGAGGAGAGTTAGCGGCTGTAGAGTCCCGTATGAGATGGGACGGTGTGACATCTGAGGGCTGATGCTGCCAgcgtcttcatcttcatcacaaagtctgGATTTAAACCAGCcgcaaacatttgacagagaatcaagattcaatcaaatatttgtgaaaacgtgtaaaaaggacatttatgaattttCCAACAGCAATGGAGAATAAGACAGGAAACTGTAAAGAAACGTGAGTAAAGAAATGTTCctatgtgttaaaaaaaaaagacacgtggaatcaggatttatgtgaaaacaaaatctttttgcCCTAAAAAATGATCTCAGACTTGGTTTAGTTCTCAGTGTTCTGATGAAATTCCATACAAAAAATCTCTAAAGTTGCTTTTATTAAAtcatttacaaattaaaagtaACTTGATTTCATTGAATCTTCATCATATgtcaacaataataatataaaagtaCAAAATCTACTGTTTTccaatttatatattttaactaAATTTCTTGCAGTcgcattttaattaaaaattgttttttcagctTAAAATACTAAAGGCAGTGGTGTGACTGTTTTAAAGTCCTGTTGTGATCTAAACACTTTGAACGGTGCGTTCAGGCTCACAGCAGTGACTCTGGTGCTTAGTGTCAACAGCATGGAGGGAAAGGAGACGTCCTGCTGTTCTACTGTTTATCTTGAGCCACTGAAGCCAAGCAGGAACTGAATCTTTGAGGAATTCACGTCTTTTACCCGTAAACACTCGGCTGAAGCTCACCTTTTTCTGGGCCGAGCAGAATAAACGGCAGCATCACCAAGCCCACATTCCTGTTGACATTCCTCCAGGTTCTGTGGTTCTTTAGGacttgttttggtttgttcttCCTTTGGAAGTACAGGAACCGTCTTTGTAAAGTAGAGAAGCTGAGAACCCGTCAGGCGGAGTGTTGACGTCCTCTGAACCTCCGCTGCCGTCTGCTCCAAAGGTCCGGAGGCTCGCAGACTCTTCGACGAGGCTCAGCTGATGCTCAGCGACATGATTGACAGTGGAACGCTGAAAGGGCGGGGCCTGGTGGGGTTCTGGCGTGCGCAGAGTGATGGTGATGACATCCACTTGTACAACCACAGTGAGAGGGTGGGCGTGGACACACGGCCCGTCGCCACGTTTCATGGACTGCGGCAGCAGGTGAGGAAGCCTTTTTCTGCGCGTGTGAATGTAGACTTTCGGGGTGACGTCAGCTGACAGGTGAGGGCTGCGTCTGCCGTGGCTCGCTGACCGTCTCCGTTTCCGCTGCAGGCCGAAAAAGATGGCGCCAGCTCGGAGCCCTACCTCTGCCTTTCTGACTTTGTGGCGCCCGTTGACAGCAACGTCGCCGACTACGTGGGGATGTTCGCTGTGGGAATCTTTGGAGCTGAAGAGCTGAGTCAGCAGTTCCTGGCCCAGCGGGACGATTACAGCAGCATCATGGTCAAAGCCCTGGCTGACCGTTTAGCAGAGGTACCGTCACACCCTAGCGTGTTCAGAACCGTTAAGCTGTTCCAGAACCACCCCGGTGACCTGTGCACAGCTCTGGTTCACTCTGCAGCCTCACGGACGGACAGCTGCTCCACATGAACGACATCCACCTTCCGCGTTCAGGGACTCGAACAGAGACGCATTCCTCTGAAGACCTCTTTGTACTCTGATTACTGAAGCTCACCACACGCCAGCTAGATTAGcaaaacaagtaaaataaaaattaaagtggccataaatgttttattttcaaaataaagtgatcAGAGCATCATGATGGATAGTTGACTGAGTCTCAGGATCGAAAGAGAAGAACATCAATGCAGTCGGAGCAATCATCTATGAAGTTCAAATCTTCAAGATGTAGACTTCTGTTTAGGAAATGTCTCATTGCCCGTATACTGTTATTTAACTTCCTGATTTTGTTtcctgaatctttttttttccttcaggatCAGTAGTCAGAGTCAGAGTGCTGCTTTAGGCTGTCAAGGAGAAGCTGGTTGTgatgggaaaatgtttttattccctCGCTCGATCACAGTTCACCTTTTACACTCGGAGTGTTTTCAGTCCagttttggatttatttattctttaacaGCACACTgagttctgcgtcctgattggctgttgaccttgtcagtTCCCTCCATCCCATGTCTGCTGTGCAGAATGTGTTCAGGTCCTGTTTACATAAATATTCAAccgtgatcagatctttgttttcacccTAAAATCCTGGACTTATTCTTCTACGAAGCTTTGAagcagaaaagtgtgaaaatgttcacatctgtctaagaaaagtgcagaaagtCTGAAGTAAtcatcagaggtcgaccgctctacctctgctcCACGGCCAAAGTTTGGTTTCAAGGTGACATTTTGAAGAAATGTGACCAGAAAGATTATCGTGTTGTTAAAAAGAGACTGGTTATATTCCACACACGGACAAAGAAAGTTCTCATTGGTCCAGGTTTGTGTGAAGTCGAGTTCTGCAGGGAAACGTCAacgctgtttgttttttttgggggtgttTGAACGATCCTTTTTTAATGGGGGATGTCTTTTAGGTTGTGAAGCCCGGCATCAGACACAGACGGGGAAAGTTGGTTCCGTCTTTGTGGAGCGTCTCTGCGTTTCTCTCTCGTCCGTCCACAAGCCTCTCAAAGCCGCGTGTTTTCCTGCAGGCGTTTGCTGAGGAGCTCCACGCTCGCGTCCGGAAGGAGCTGTGGGCCTACAGCACCGAAGAAGCTCTGCAGGCCTCGGACCTCCACAGACTCCGGTACCAGGGCATCCGGCCCGCCGCTGGCTACCCCAGCCAGCCCGACCACACGGAGAAGATCACCATGTGGAACCTGGCCGCTGTGGAGGAGAAGACGGGTGAGAGAAACACCAGCTACTGGGTAAAATGGTGGATTTTATTTGCTTAGTTCCAATAATCTGGAATACTCGTTAAAGACCCACCCAGatgaaaactcagaaatgtccTTTGAATCATTTTCTCTATTGTTGTCCtccgtgttaaaaacaccattttcctccTGGTTTCTGTTGTTGGTCATTGCTGAGCAGTCTGAGAGTTTCAGACAAGTCATCCTTCAGAAATGTCTGTGCCGTACGTGGAACAGTCGGTAAACCTGACTTTGGTGATCTGCCTTTGAGCCTTTGGCTGCTCTGGCGACTCTGCGGAGGTGCTATCATGATGAGGTGCCGTGTGGGGTAACTGTGCTGTTTGTGTGCAGGTATCGCCCTGACGGAGTCCCTGGCCATGACGCCCGCTGCCTCCGTGTCCGGACTTTACTTCTCCAACCCTCAGGCCTCGTACTTTGCTGTGGGAAAGATCACCAAAGAGCAGGTCCGTCTCGCTTCCAACCGTCTGTCGTGAAATGTTGGAGACGGCAGAGACGCCGTTCTCACTGTTGCTCTGATGTGATGACTGTTGAATCTGAGCGTGTGCAGCGTTAGCGTTTTCATATTTTCACCAAAGACTGTGGACAAAATCCGCCAAACTTTGACAGAAGCTATGAAGTTTCACGGCGTCGCGCTGCATCTTGGTGGTCCT encodes the following:
- the mtr gene encoding methionine synthase isoform X2, producing the protein MAPTNVSRLRSADAGCRPQLEAELRALLQQRILVLDGGMGTMIQQQQLDEGDFRGEEFKAHPLPLNGNNDLLSITRPDVIYKIHKEYLLAGADIVETNTFSSTSIAQADYGLEHMAYLLNRRSAELARKAADDVTKQTGVKRFVAGALGPTNKTLSVSPSVERPDFRNITFDELVEAYSDQARGLLDGGADILLVETIFDSANAKAALFAIDLLFEKGYERRPIFISGTIVDRSGRTLSGQTGEAFVVSVSHAKPLCIGLNCALGATEMRPFIEAIGKNTTAFIICYPNAGLPNTFGGYDETPEVTASHLKDFATDGLVNVVGGCCGTTPSHIRAISEAVKHRQPRVPPTAIYEDYLLLSGLEPFKIGSHTNFVNIGERCNVAGSRKFAKLILAGHYEEALSIAKAQVEMGAQILDINMDEGMLEGPKAMARFCNYIASEPDIARVPLCIDSSNFAVIEAGLKCCQGKCIVNSISLKEGEEEFLLRAATVKRYGAALVVMAFDEEGQATETNRKIQICTRAYTLLVNQVGFDPNDIIFDPNILTIGTGMEEHNNYAVNFIQATRLIKETLPRARVSGGLSNLSFSFRGMEAVREAMHGVFLYHAIKDGMDMGIVNAGSLPVYDDIDKELLLLCENLIWNRDADATEKLLAYAQNIVKGGKKVVQTDEWREVSVEERLEYALVKGIEKYVVEDVEECQAQVSRYKRPIHIIEGPLMNGMKMVGDLFGAGKMFLPQVIKSARVMKKAVGHLIPFMEKERLELMAASGSAEETSPYQGTILLATVKGDVHDIGKNIVGVVLGCNNFRVIDLGVMVPCDQILRAAVAHKADIIGLSGLITPSLDEMIYVAKEMERLGMRVPLLIGGATTSKRHTAVKIAPRYSCPVIHVLDASRSVVVCSQLLDETMKEDYFEELKEEYEEVRLEHYDSLKDRRYLSLSEARQKALHLDWSSMPAPVLPQFLGTRVFECYDLHRLLDFIDWKPFFDVWQLRGKYPNRGFPKIFNDKTVGPEARRLFDEAQLMLSDMIDSGTLKGRGLVGFWRAQSDGDDIHLYNHSERVGVDTRPVATFHGLRQQAEKDGASSEPYLCLSDFVAPVDSNVADYVGMFAVGIFGAEELSQQFLAQRDDYSSIMVKALADRLAEAFAEELHARVRKELWAYSTEEALQASDLHRLRYQGIRPAAGYPSQPDHTEKITMWNLAAVEEKTGIALTESLAMTPAASVSGLYFSNPQASYFAVGKITKEQVEDYARRKEMSVEEVERWLAPILGYEQED
- the mtr gene encoding methionine synthase isoform X1: MAPTNVSRLRSADAAGCRPQLEAELRALLQQRILVLDGGMGTMIQQQQLDEGDFRGEEFKAHPLPLNGNNDLLSITRPDVIYKIHKEYLLAGADIVETNTFSSTSIAQADYGLEHMAYLLNRRSAELARKAADDVTKQTGVKRFVAGALGPTNKTLSVSPSVERPDFRNITFDELVEAYSDQARGLLDGGADILLVETIFDSANAKAALFAIDLLFEKGYERRPIFISGTIVDRSGRTLSGQTGEAFVVSVSHAKPLCIGLNCALGATEMRPFIEAIGKNTTAFIICYPNAGLPNTFGGYDETPEVTASHLKDFATDGLVNVVGGCCGTTPSHIRAISEAVKHRQPRVPPTAIYEDYLLLSGLEPFKIGSHTNFVNIGERCNVAGSRKFAKLILAGHYEEALSIAKAQVEMGAQILDINMDEGMLEGPKAMARFCNYIASEPDIARVPLCIDSSNFAVIEAGLKCCQGKCIVNSISLKEGEEEFLLRAATVKRYGAALVVMAFDEEGQATETNRKIQICTRAYTLLVNQVGFDPNDIIFDPNILTIGTGMEEHNNYAVNFIQATRLIKETLPRARVSGGLSNLSFSFRGMEAVREAMHGVFLYHAIKDGMDMGIVNAGSLPVYDDIDKELLLLCENLIWNRDADATEKLLAYAQNIVKGGKKVVQTDEWREVSVEERLEYALVKGIEKYVVEDVEECQAQVSRYKRPIHIIEGPLMNGMKMVGDLFGAGKMFLPQVIKSARVMKKAVGHLIPFMEKERLELMAASGSAEETSPYQGTILLATVKGDVHDIGKNIVGVVLGCNNFRVIDLGVMVPCDQILRAAVAHKADIIGLSGLITPSLDEMIYVAKEMERLGMRVPLLIGGATTSKRHTAVKIAPRYSCPVIHVLDASRSVVVCSQLLDETMKEDYFEELKEEYEEVRLEHYDSLKDRRYLSLSEARQKALHLDWSSMPAPVLPQFLGTRVFECYDLHRLLDFIDWKPFFDVWQLRGKYPNRGFPKIFNDKTVGPEARRLFDEAQLMLSDMIDSGTLKGRGLVGFWRAQSDGDDIHLYNHSERVGVDTRPVATFHGLRQQAEKDGASSEPYLCLSDFVAPVDSNVADYVGMFAVGIFGAEELSQQFLAQRDDYSSIMVKALADRLAEAFAEELHARVRKELWAYSTEEALQASDLHRLRYQGIRPAAGYPSQPDHTEKITMWNLAAVEEKTGIALTESLAMTPAASVSGLYFSNPQASYFAVGKITKEQVEDYARRKEMSVEEVERWLAPILGYEQED